AATCATTGCATCGTATCCTGCCTGCGCAACAGGTGTTGGATCAGTTGCATTTGCAAAAAGCGCTGTATCAGAAAGGCCACCAGCATTTGCGAATCCAGTGCTCATAGCTCCTGGCATAAGACATGTCATCGTTACTCCTGTGCCTTTCAATTCTCTCCATACTGCATTTGACCAGCTTGTCACATAGGCTTTTGTTGCATAATAACATGCCTGAAGTGGTCCTGGCATGGTTGCTGCCGTCGAGCTGACATTCAGAACTTTGCCGTTTCCTCTCTTTACCATATCTGAAAGGAAGAGTTTGCAAAGTCTTGTGGGTGTCTCTACATTCACCGCAATCATAGAGAGATCTTCTTCCATGGTACGCTCACGAGCGAAATCACCCTGTCCACCAAAGCCTGCGTTATTGATTAAATAATCGACGTCCCATCCATTTTCTTTACATGTATTATAAATCTGCTGTGCTGCCTCTGGAGATGAAAGATCTACTGCAAACGTGTGTGCTGTCACATGATACTTTTCCTCTATTTCCTTTGCCTGTACATCAAGTTTCGTCTGATCTCTGCCTACCAGGATCAGATCTCCACCTGATGCCGCATGAATATTTGCAAAGCGTGTTCCGAGTCCGCCGTAAGATCCTGTGATTAGTGCTATCTTTTTTGATTTGTTCATTTTGTTTACCTCTTCTTTCTAAAATGTGTGTTTGAATGTTACTATTCTGCGTTGTTCTATTTGATGATTGAATTATAACAAAAAAATGGTACCTCGATGAACATCATAAGGCGCCATTTTTTAATCAATTTATGCCATTTTTTTATTCTTTGGATAATATCTTTCCTTATCTACCTCTGCAATTCTTTTATACTTATATTAGTTTTGGTATGATTCCATTAAAAGCAATTCAATATATGCCCGACTTTCACTACGTGCCTTTGCGACATATTTACTTTCCACATATAGTATTATTCTTTATTTTGTCTTTTATTCACTAATTACCACAAAAACTAGGTATACCTCCTTTCAATTTGTTTCTTTTTTAGGCGTTTGCGAAACGCCGCAACCCGCAGAAATGCGGGATATTTTTTTAGCAAAATAAAATAACTCCTCACTGATTTATGGTAAAATTGAATCGACTAAAAAACAAAACCACCATATACCTCAGAAAGGAGTCATATATATGATAACATATAAACAGCTTTCTTTGGCAGATACTTATTCTGATTGCAAAGAAATATTTGAAGAAAATATAAGCTTTATTCTATGATTAGCTCTTTAATTTTACAACGTATTTTTTCAATTCCTACAGATGCTCTTTTAATTATTTTTCTTAAATATTCACAAGAACTAAGAGACTTCTGTGGCTTTTTAAAAGTTCCTGATTCCTCTAAGTTTACTCGTTTTAAACAAGATTTCCTTTTGGACTTACAATCTATGTTCGATAATCTTGTTGATATGACCGAACCAATATGCCAACAAATTGATGAGAATCTTGCTTCTATGACTATTTTTGATACTTCTGGCATTGAGGCTTTTGTAACTGAAAATAACCCTAAATATGCCAATCGCATTATAAAACAACTTAAAAATTTTAAGAAGGCATGTAATTTAGATGAATCTTATGATCCTTATAAAGCTGCCTATGGTTCTATGCCTACACATGCTTCAGCAAATCCGACCATCCAACAGATGTATATTAATGGGCATTTTTGCTATGCTTTTAAATTCGGCATCATTACTAATGGCCTCGGTATCGTAAGAGATATTTCATTTTATAATAAAAATTTTATCACAGCTCATCCTGATATTATTATTGAGAAAAAGTCTTATTCACCTGATGAAGATAAGTCCCTTGCAGATTCTAAGGCTCTTATTCCTGTTCTCAAAGATTTCTTTAAGAAGCATCCTCTAATAAATCCTAAAACTTTTTTAGGCGATGCTGCTTTTGACAGTATTCAAATTTATCGTGATCTTCTTCTTGAATTAAAATTTGATAAAGCATATATTCCTTTAAAAACTAGGCTTACACTAGAAAATGCTGATTGCCCTTTAAACAAAGACGGCATTCCATGCTGTCCGCGTGATTCCTCTCTTCAAATGAAGCGTGAAGACAGCAAATCTCATCTTCGTTCTAGAATTCCAACAATGAAGTTTGTATGCCCTAAAATGAAATGG
The window above is part of the Clostridium saccharoperbutylacetonicum N1-4(HMT) genome. Proteins encoded here:
- a CDS encoding SDR family NAD(P)-dependent oxidoreductase; protein product: MNKSKKIALITGSYGGLGTRFANIHAASGGDLILVGRDQTKLDVQAKEIEEKYHVTAHTFAVDLSSPEAAQQIYNTCKENGWDVDYLINNAGFGGQGDFARERTMEEDLSMIAVNVETPTRLCKLFLSDMVKRGNGKVLNVSSTAATMPGPLQACYYATKAYVTSWSNAVWRELKGTGVTMTCLMPGAMSTGFANAGGLSDTALFANATDPTPVAQAGYDAMIKGEMNVTAGLVGIQKIFMKLTPILPKKMLMDNVYNMQLRGSAKK